A section of the Parasteatoda tepidariorum isolate YZ-2023 chromosome 6, CAS_Ptep_4.0, whole genome shotgun sequence genome encodes:
- the LOC122271479 gene encoding uncharacterized protein, translating to MSDLTDFQRGQIVGARLVGATVTETSQLLGVSRGTVSKVMTAYTQREKTSSSKQNSGRKEKLSERDRRVLKRIVMSKKKTTAAKVTAELNQHLDSPVSTITVRSPY from the coding sequence ATGTCAGACCTCACAGATTTTCAGAGAGGCCAAATTGTAGGAGCCCGACTAGTTGGAGCAACAGTGACCGAAACATCCCAGCTTTTAGGCGTTTCTAGAGGTACGGTGTCTAAAGTCATGACAGCATACACACAGCGCGAAAAGACAAGCTCATCAAAGCAAAATAGTGGACGGAAGGAGAAGCTGAGTGAAAGAGACCGACGGGTATTGAAGCGGATTGTAAtgtctaaaaagaaaacaactgcAGCCAAAGTGACCGCAGAGCTCAATCAGCATCTGGATTCTCCAGTGTCAACAATTACAGTTAGGAGTCCTTATTAA